A genomic stretch from Corynebacterium sp. 21KM1197 includes:
- a CDS encoding acyl-CoA reductase encodes MTHLWQGQPLTDEQAFSRLSDLDALTRQELATPLPARVVLDACAALSEQIARPDSPVRARLGFLDSATLDALVVSLSRSTLEGRLHRELGDRIDPARLRRPDAHRTAYEAWAPLGLLVHVAPGNAPAVGALSVVEGLLTGNMNVLKNARGQHESSVVILSALAEADPTGILARRIIVLSFSSRQRDWLAALCQHADGLAAWGGEEAIDALRDLAPAGCRVVAWGHRISFAYLTARAAREEATLDAVVADTCALNQQACSSPQVVYLDTQDFEEVADFSERLAARLHRASAALASAAPTETAGPAAPTEVERAEITTVQRVAELEQHLGLTRVYADAAGRWRVIADRRQALSASPLYRSLWVKPLPRERIVEVLYPMRRYLQTAAVAGTPPEVADLSQRLFTAGVTRVTSCGSMIEGYPGEPHDGLYPLQRYARRVSVHRTEQEYRTIAALSDLMPQPKPVRPQGLPLIGKEEVQRSLPHLPSRAAQLFFQSGGSSGAPALSLYTYRDYTDQMRAVADGLLAAGFDPATERVANLFVGGNMYGGFLSFFTALEHLGAAQLPIAMPADPNYAHIADMVIRHRATALFGMPSHLWRLLHERREEFLRYGGIRALYYGGEHLHPAQREVLREEFGIATIRSATYGSTDLGPLGYQCQHSTGSIHHIHSGLLDVEVIDLDHDEPVAPGKPGRLVFTSLVRTGQNLRRYEIGDIGRLLPEPCPCGSLLPRVELLGRYGDVIRVGSRSFHYQTFVDALARRCGYAGDVQVQVEWRGDREHIVVLIDATACSLSADTARCALIEAVPYLGLACKEGLMSVVVNIIHSSTFTRTASSQKIKRVIDRRCNKHRHR; translated from the coding sequence ATGACTCACCTGTGGCAGGGCCAGCCCCTCACCGATGAACAGGCCTTTTCCCGCCTAAGCGACCTCGACGCCCTCACCCGCCAGGAACTCGCCACCCCGCTGCCCGCCCGCGTGGTACTCGATGCCTGCGCGGCGCTCAGCGAGCAGATCGCCCGCCCCGATTCCCCGGTGCGCGCCCGCCTGGGGTTTCTCGATTCCGCCACGCTGGACGCGCTGGTGGTGTCCCTCTCCCGCAGCACCCTGGAGGGTCGCCTGCACCGGGAGTTGGGGGATCGCATAGACCCCGCCAGGCTGCGCCGCCCGGACGCGCACCGCACCGCCTACGAGGCCTGGGCTCCCCTGGGCCTGCTCGTACACGTGGCCCCCGGTAACGCCCCCGCCGTGGGTGCGCTCAGCGTAGTGGAGGGTCTGCTCACCGGGAATATGAACGTGCTCAAAAACGCCCGTGGCCAGCATGAATCCTCCGTGGTGATTCTCTCCGCGCTGGCAGAGGCCGATCCCACGGGAATCCTCGCGCGGCGTATCATCGTGCTCTCCTTTTCCTCCCGGCAGCGGGACTGGCTGGCCGCGCTCTGCCAGCACGCCGACGGCCTCGCGGCCTGGGGCGGGGAGGAGGCCATCGACGCACTGCGCGACCTGGCCCCGGCCGGGTGCCGCGTGGTGGCCTGGGGGCACCGCATTTCCTTTGCCTACCTCACCGCGCGGGCCGCGCGCGAGGAGGCCACGCTGGACGCCGTGGTGGCGGATACCTGCGCCCTGAACCAGCAGGCGTGTTCCAGCCCGCAGGTGGTGTACCTGGATACCCAGGACTTCGAGGAGGTCGCGGATTTCAGCGAGCGGTTGGCGGCCAGGCTTCACCGCGCCTCTGCCGCCCTTGCTTCTGCTGCTCCCACCGAGACGGCTGGCCCCGCTGCTCCCACCGAGGTCGAACGCGCGGAGATTACCACGGTGCAGCGCGTGGCGGAGTTGGAGCAACACCTGGGGCTCACCCGGGTCTACGCCGACGCGGCCGGGCGGTGGCGCGTGATCGCGGATCGTCGCCAAGCGCTCAGCGCCTCCCCGCTGTACCGCAGCCTGTGGGTCAAGCCCCTGCCCCGCGAGCGGATCGTGGAGGTGCTGTACCCCATGCGGCGCTACCTGCAAACCGCCGCCGTGGCCGGTACCCCGCCCGAGGTGGCGGACCTCTCCCAGCGCCTTTTCACCGCCGGGGTCACCCGCGTGACCTCCTGCGGCAGCATGATCGAGGGCTATCCGGGCGAGCCGCACGATGGCCTCTATCCCCTCCAGCGCTACGCTCGGCGGGTCTCGGTACACCGCACCGAGCAGGAGTATCGCACCATCGCGGCGTTGAGCGACCTCATGCCGCAGCCGAAGCCGGTGCGGCCCCAGGGGCTCCCGCTCATCGGCAAGGAAGAGGTGCAGCGCTCCCTGCCGCACCTGCCCTCCCGGGCCGCCCAACTCTTCTTCCAATCTGGGGGCAGTTCCGGCGCACCCGCGCTATCCCTCTACACCTACCGGGACTACACCGATCAGATGCGCGCGGTGGCCGATGGCCTGCTCGCCGCCGGTTTTGACCCCGCCACGGAGCGCGTGGCCAACCTCTTTGTGGGCGGGAACATGTACGGCGGCTTTTTAAGTTTCTTCACCGCCCTGGAACACCTGGGGGCCGCGCAACTGCCCATCGCAATGCCCGCCGACCCGAACTATGCTCACATCGCGGATATGGTGATTCGCCACCGCGCCACCGCGCTTTTCGGTATGCCCTCCCACCTGTGGCGGCTGCTCCACGAGCGGCGCGAGGAGTTCCTGCGCTACGGCGGTATCCGCGCCCTGTACTACGGCGGCGAGCACCTGCACCCCGCCCAGCGCGAGGTGCTGCGCGAGGAGTTTGGGATCGCTACCATTCGCTCCGCCACCTACGGCAGCACTGATCTTGGGCCCCTGGGGTACCAGTGCCAGCACTCCACCGGCTCCATTCATCACATCCATTCCGGCCTGCTTGACGTGGAAGTGATCGACCTTGATCACGACGAACCCGTGGCCCCCGGAAAGCCGGGCAGGCTCGTATTCACCTCCCTGGTGCGCACCGGCCAAAACCTGCGCCGCTACGAGATCGGGGACATCGGCCGCCTCCTGCCCGAGCCCTGCCCCTGCGGCAGCCTGCTACCGCGCGTGGAACTCCTGGGCCGCTATGGGGACGTGATCCGCGTGGGCAGCCGCTCCTTCCATTACCAGACGTTCGTGGACGCGCTCGCCCGGCGCTGCGGCTACGCCGGGGACGTGCAGGTACAGGTGGAGTGGCGCGGCGACCGCGAGCACATCGTGGTGCTTATCGACGCCACCGCCTGCTCCCTCTCCGCAGACACCGCGCGGTGCGCACTGATTGAGGCGGTGCCGTATCTTGGGCTTGCCTGTAAGGAGGGACTAATGAGTGTAGTAGTAAACATTATCCATTCCAGCACATTCACCCGCACAGCCTCCAGCCAGAAAATAAAACGAGTAATAGACAGAAGATGCAACAAGCATCGACACAGGTGA
- a CDS encoding acyl-protein synthase gives MTPSYLGTLRVPDAQALPHLQELCDLREPYAHTPDTQRLFDLAMTEINAWHRQRNEFWRALTNTDTSPAPPIPAAFFKRHEALSVPRENIALHLTSSGTSGQKSQMFFDHWTINAAQRMVARIFAHYGWHTPDAQVDYLLLSYEPQRDLKVGTSFTNTYLCDFAPARHITYALRCASARGTSAPGTEGASKSPTHEFDPFGSLRAIECAAADGIPLRIFGFPAFLAALLRRREALGHPPLRLAPESLVFLGGGWKNHADQQIPQTELRALISRTLGIAPERIRDSFGSVEHCVPVVECTRHRLHLPVWSRAVIRDVATLDPLPHGRRGFLHLISPYITSVPAHSVLMGDIASAHPADECGCGAQTDWIILHGRAGVSRNRSCAIAAAELLKGRA, from the coding sequence ATGACCCCCTCGTACTTAGGAACCCTGCGCGTGCCCGACGCGCAGGCGCTGCCACACCTCCAGGAACTCTGCGACCTGCGCGAACCTTATGCGCACACCCCGGATACCCAGCGCCTCTTCGACCTCGCCATGACGGAGATCAACGCCTGGCACCGCCAGCGCAACGAGTTCTGGAGAGCCCTCACCAACACGGATACCTCCCCCGCCCCTCCCATTCCGGCGGCCTTTTTCAAGCGACACGAGGCCCTCTCCGTTCCCCGCGAGAACATAGCCCTGCACCTGACCTCCTCCGGTACCAGCGGGCAGAAATCGCAGATGTTCTTTGATCACTGGACCATCAACGCCGCCCAGCGCATGGTGGCACGCATCTTTGCGCACTACGGCTGGCACACCCCGGACGCCCAGGTGGATTACCTGCTGCTCAGCTACGAGCCCCAGCGCGACCTCAAGGTGGGCACCTCCTTTACCAATACGTATCTCTGCGACTTCGCCCCCGCCCGCCACATCACCTACGCCCTGCGGTGTGCCTCGGCGCGGGGCACCTCGGCGCCGGGCACCGAGGGGGCGTCGAAAAGCCCCACCCACGAGTTCGATCCCTTCGGCTCCCTGCGCGCCATCGAATGCGCCGCCGCGGACGGTATTCCCCTGCGGATCTTTGGCTTTCCGGCCTTTCTCGCCGCCCTGCTTCGCCGCCGGGAAGCCCTGGGGCACCCGCCACTGCGGCTGGCCCCGGAATCCCTGGTGTTCCTGGGCGGCGGGTGGAAAAACCACGCGGATCAGCAGATCCCCCAAACGGAACTGCGCGCCCTGATCAGCCGCACGCTGGGCATCGCGCCCGAGCGCATCCGGGATAGCTTCGGCTCCGTGGAACACTGCGTGCCCGTGGTGGAGTGCACCCGGCACCGGCTGCACCTGCCGGTGTGGTCGCGCGCGGTGATCCGGGACGTCGCCACGCTTGATCCCCTGCCCCACGGGCGGCGCGGGTTCTTGCACCTCATCAGCCCGTACATCACCTCCGTACCGGCGCATAGCGTGCTCATGGGGGACATCGCCAGCGCCCACCCCGCCGACGAGTGTGGCTGCGGGGCGCAGACGGACTGGATCATTCTGCACGGACGTGCCGGGGTGAGTCGCAACCGCAGCTGTGCCATCGCCGCCGCCGAACTATTGAAAGGACGCGCATGA
- a CDS encoding GNAT family N-acetyltransferase encodes MTVRAATTADAPALLRLFREVYGGHYPLALGRDLTETQRLLALPSTHWRVIRDAAGEIIASAVVLGDTTPRVGVLGGIAVHPDHGGKGLAHRVSAAACTAAFGGGSLDSAYSTVRLCSPHAQEVVLHQGFRPTGVLPGAAMLTRRESLGFFVRYAPHALTSRSAPSLLPAALWPLYRRALSSLDIADTRPPEITPEAPIPASNPIAVSLRRTCAHRYVATADHHSARLILDLNLTAGSARLYSVQARPGALPQIAPALYEQLAHLGVAYVEAAVPLYDAQEGHTAQEYLAAGMAPAAYYPAARPRAGRLHDLVLLAHGTPVEPDSVRPCPEIAAFLPVKETV; translated from the coding sequence ATGACCGTCCGCGCTGCCACCACTGCCGACGCCCCCGCACTCCTCCGCCTCTTCCGCGAGGTCTACGGCGGGCACTACCCCCTGGCCCTGGGCCGCGATCTGACTGAGACGCAACGCCTGCTGGCCCTCCCCTCGACCCACTGGCGCGTTATTCGTGACGCAGCAGGCGAGATCATCGCCTCCGCCGTGGTCCTCGGTGATACCACGCCCCGGGTGGGTGTGCTCGGCGGTATCGCCGTGCACCCCGACCACGGCGGAAAGGGCCTGGCGCACCGGGTTTCCGCCGCTGCCTGCACGGCGGCCTTTGGCGGCGGCTCCCTCGATTCCGCCTATTCCACCGTGCGGCTGTGCTCCCCGCATGCCCAGGAGGTGGTGCTTCACCAGGGTTTTCGCCCCACCGGGGTTCTTCCCGGCGCGGCCATGCTCACCCGGCGCGAGAGCCTGGGGTTCTTCGTTCGATACGCACCGCATGCCCTCACGAGCAGATCGGCGCCATCGCTGCTCCCCGCCGCGCTGTGGCCGCTCTACCGGCGCGCCCTGAGTAGCCTCGACATCGCGGATACCCGCCCACCGGAGATCACCCCGGAGGCCCCCATTCCCGCCTCAAACCCGATCGCTGTCTCGCTGCGCCGCACCTGCGCTCATCGCTACGTGGCCACGGCGGACCATCATTCCGCGCGCCTGATCCTCGATCTCAACCTCACCGCAGGCAGCGCCCGCTTGTATTCGGTGCAGGCTCGGCCCGGCGCGCTGCCGCAGATCGCCCCGGCGCTCTACGAGCAGTTGGCCCACCTGGGCGTCGCCTATGTGGAGGCCGCCGTACCGCTGTACGACGCGCAAGAAGGGCACACGGCGCAGGAATATCTCGCGGCGGGCATGGCCCCCGCGGCCTACTACCCCGCCGCGCGACCGCGCGCGGGCCGTCTCCACGACCTCGTATTACTCGCCCACGGCACCCCCGTGGAACCGGACTCGGTGCGCCCCTGCCCCGAGATCGCCGCCTTTCTCCCCGTGAAGGAAACGGTATGA
- a CDS encoding MFS transporter, with translation MSAPVILRNRSFAAAWAGQFLTQASARVFQVGMVWWLVGIVGGDSPGRQSGLVLMSATIPAVALVPVVSRLISRCDHRLLLALTAATAGALAAVGAALSATWALPLGIICALALLMACCQAVFDPCLTTSIPELVADEDIESATGFQLATQSIAGLTGGFLGPLVVEAIGTTGLLGACASAYLLAAVLIIAHRFPHQPPAPATSTQPQGSRHVLRKLPSVRHMLLCFTAANFFSTAVFVLMPLFVRSTLQSGGATVSALEAALGAGTIAGAALGPRLPLRLRTVGGAGLAATSLGLAAPGLVPHPWVAALGLVVAGVCIGAIGVRFVSYFQRRVPPQDKPAFFAIMQALISATLPVSSLVFGALGDVVPVRLLLLVQGAGLLPVAWAAWRVAAHLDTPSEERS, from the coding sequence ATGAGCGCGCCCGTGATCCTGCGCAACCGCAGCTTTGCCGCCGCGTGGGCGGGGCAGTTCCTCACCCAGGCATCCGCCCGCGTGTTCCAGGTGGGCATGGTGTGGTGGCTGGTGGGAATCGTCGGTGGGGATAGCCCCGGCAGGCAGTCCGGCCTGGTGCTCATGTCCGCCACCATTCCCGCCGTGGCGCTGGTGCCGGTGGTCTCCCGGCTGATCTCCCGGTGCGATCACCGGCTTCTGCTCGCCCTCACGGCCGCCACGGCGGGTGCGCTCGCGGCGGTGGGTGCGGCGCTGAGTGCCACCTGGGCGCTACCGCTGGGGATTATCTGCGCGCTGGCACTTCTCATGGCCTGCTGCCAGGCCGTTTTTGATCCCTGCCTCACCACCTCCATCCCGGAACTGGTGGCGGATGAGGATATTGAATCCGCCACCGGGTTTCAGTTGGCCACCCAGTCCATAGCCGGGCTCACCGGGGGTTTCTTAGGCCCCCTGGTGGTGGAAGCCATAGGTACCACGGGGCTGCTGGGGGCCTGCGCCAGCGCATACCTGCTGGCCGCAGTGCTCATCATCGCGCACCGCTTCCCCCACCAACCACCCGCACCGGCCACGAGCACCCAACCTCAAGGCTCCCGCCACGTGCTGCGCAAGCTCCCCTCCGTGCGCCACATGCTGCTGTGTTTTACGGCCGCGAACTTCTTTAGCACGGCGGTATTCGTGCTCATGCCGCTCTTTGTCCGCAGCACCTTGCAGTCCGGCGGGGCCACGGTTTCCGCATTGGAGGCAGCCCTGGGCGCTGGCACCATCGCGGGTGCCGCGCTCGGCCCCCGGCTGCCCCTGCGGCTGCGCACCGTCGGCGGCGCGGGGCTGGCGGCCACCTCCCTGGGGCTGGCCGCTCCGGGATTGGTGCCCCACCCGTGGGTGGCGGCGCTGGGCCTCGTGGTGGCCGGGGTGTGCATCGGGGCGATCGGGGTGCGCTTTGTCTCCTACTTCCAGCGCCGGGTTCCACCGCAGGATAAGCCCGCATTCTTTGCGATTATGCAGGCCCTCATCAGCGCCACTCTGCCGGTTTCCTCCCTCGTCTTTGGTGCCCTGGGCGATGTGGTTCCGGTGCGCCTGCTCCTGCTGGTGCAGGGGGCGGGACTGCTCCCCGTAGCCTGGGCCGCCTGGCGGGTGGCCGCGCACCTGGATACTCCCTCGGAGGAACGCTCATGA
- a CDS encoding AMP-binding protein, with product MSIAPVAEHIEFVRTHSPYYRRLYRDLPPRPEVRDLPVVDTAEFWQANHPEHNSVLTAPPSDALVLRSGGTTGAPKFSWWSTQEWRGFCRAFGQGLVGTGMKPGARVANLFYAGDLYASFTFVLDSLAYCPLATTRFPFGGGLPTEQLAQALAEFRITTIAALPSTVITLAEHLASTGRTLPEVELILVGGELLFDDRLPLLRAAFPHTRVGSVGYASVDAGLLGRPVPGGDLRVHQSWHPYTHTEILDEETNAPITEPGIPGRLVVTDLRRRLMPIVRYPAGDRAQWVDYAAGTFRLMGRTGDALRIAYVTMYTEDVHAVVSRVDAEKQITALQLVAVHKEGLDGLILRAATVNPDPHRHAALAREIIAAVLQARPAYAEATAHRQVLPLAVEWVHHRDLATHPRSGKLLRVIDQRPLA from the coding sequence ATGTCCATCGCTCCCGTGGCGGAACACATCGAGTTTGTCCGCACCCATTCCCCCTACTATCGCCGCCTCTACCGCGATCTTCCCCCGCGCCCAGAGGTGCGCGACCTCCCCGTGGTGGATACGGCGGAGTTTTGGCAGGCCAATCACCCGGAGCATAATTCCGTGCTCACCGCGCCGCCCTCGGACGCCCTAGTGCTGCGCAGCGGCGGCACCACGGGCGCGCCGAAGTTTTCCTGGTGGTCCACCCAGGAATGGCGGGGCTTCTGCCGCGCCTTTGGTCAGGGGCTGGTGGGAACGGGTATGAAACCCGGGGCTCGGGTGGCCAACCTCTTTTATGCCGGCGATTTGTACGCCAGTTTCACCTTTGTGCTGGATTCCCTGGCCTACTGCCCCCTTGCCACCACACGCTTTCCCTTTGGCGGCGGCCTGCCCACCGAGCAGCTGGCCCAGGCCCTGGCGGAGTTCCGCATCACCACTATCGCCGCGCTGCCCAGCACCGTGATAACCCTCGCGGAACACCTGGCGAGCACGGGCCGCACCCTGCCGGAGGTGGAACTAATCCTGGTGGGCGGGGAACTCCTCTTTGATGATCGCCTTCCCCTGCTGCGCGCCGCATTCCCCCACACGCGCGTCGGTTCGGTGGGCTATGCCAGCGTGGATGCCGGGCTGCTGGGGCGGCCAGTTCCGGGCGGTGACCTGCGCGTGCATCAAAGTTGGCACCCCTATACCCACACGGAGATCCTCGATGAGGAGACCAACGCTCCCATCACCGAACCGGGAATACCCGGCAGGCTGGTGGTCACGGACTTACGACGCCGCCTCATGCCCATCGTGCGCTACCCCGCCGGGGATCGGGCGCAATGGGTGGACTACGCAGCGGGAACGTTCCGCCTCATGGGGCGCACGGGCGACGCCCTGCGGATCGCCTACGTGACGATGTACACCGAGGACGTGCACGCCGTGGTCTCCCGAGTGGACGCAGAAAAGCAGATCACCGCCCTGCAATTAGTGGCGGTACACAAAGAGGGGCTCGACGGCCTGATCCTGCGCGCCGCCACCGTAAATCCCGATCCCCACCGCCACGCCGCCCTGGCCCGGGAGATCATCGCCGCCGTGTTGCAGGCCCGCCCGGCCTATGCCGAGGCCACCGCGCACCGCCAGGTGCTGCCCCTGGCGGTGGAATGGGTCCACCACCGCGACCTGGCCACCCACCCGCGCTCCGGGAAACTCCTGCGCGTGATCGATCAGAGGCCGCTGGCATGA
- a CDS encoding trypsin-like serine protease, with product MGAALLSKEKRTSRTAGLVAALAVALTPLATAATAQAAVPLRQGAAIEANGGGGCALSIADTSTAYTALHCGDGEWQVGDEIKSRTGRTVGTISALGSDLPEDKQLDVAKIDLVPGVQINGAYAGAGDSAALKNGDRVTFYAPGNRGEGVMVNVTPKRMTLGNDGKFPSFLFTADIQTFGGNSGGALLNSQDELVGVLAGGNRKDRSDYTPINVIRELLG from the coding sequence ATGGGAGCTGCACTGTTGTCCAAGGAGAAGCGCACCTCGCGCACGGCGGGCCTGGTGGCTGCCCTGGCCGTGGCCCTGACGCCGCTGGCCACGGCCGCCACCGCGCAGGCGGCGGTGCCGCTGCGCCAGGGCGCGGCCATTGAGGCGAACGGTGGCGGCGGATGCGCGCTGAGCATCGCCGATACCTCCACCGCGTACACCGCCCTGCACTGCGGTGACGGTGAGTGGCAGGTGGGCGATGAGATCAAGTCCCGCACCGGCCGCACGGTGGGCACGATCTCCGCGCTCGGCTCCGACCTGCCCGAGGATAAGCAATTGGACGTGGCGAAGATCGACCTCGTGCCCGGCGTTCAGATCAACGGCGCTTACGCGGGTGCGGGTGACTCCGCCGCCCTGAAGAATGGGGATCGTGTGACGTTCTACGCTCCCGGCAACCGGGGTGAGGGTGTGATGGTGAACGTCACCCCCAAGCGCATGACGCTGGGCAATGATGGTAAGTTCCCCTCCTTCCTCTTTACTGCGGACATTCAGACCTTTGGTGGTAACTCCGGAGGGGCCCTGCTGAACTCGCAGGATGAACTGGTGGGCGTGCTGGCGGGAGGCAACCGCAAGGATCGTTCCGATTACACTCCGATCAACGTGATTAGGGAACTGCTTGGTTAA